A genomic segment from Bradyrhizobium diazoefficiens USDA 110 encodes:
- a CDS encoding MAPEG family protein: MTRELFWLTLTVIFTGILWVPYILDRCQVRGLSGAMANPSRSDKPQSPWATRLMFAHDNAVENLVIFAPLVLILNAIDYSSKWTVLACAVYFWSRVAHLIVYAMGIPVFRTLAFTVGFLAQAVLALAIFKVL; the protein is encoded by the coding sequence ATGACGCGTGAATTGTTCTGGCTGACACTGACGGTGATTTTCACTGGCATCCTGTGGGTCCCCTACATCCTCGACCGCTGCCAGGTTCGCGGGCTGTCGGGCGCCATGGCAAACCCCTCCCGCAGCGACAAGCCGCAATCGCCCTGGGCGACGCGACTCATGTTCGCGCATGACAACGCCGTGGAAAATCTCGTGATCTTCGCACCGCTGGTGCTGATCCTGAACGCGATCGACTATTCGTCGAAATGGACCGTTCTCGCTTGCGCGGTCTATTTCTGGTCGCGCGTCGCACATCTGATCGTCTACGCGATGGGAATCCCGGTGTTCCGCACCCTGGCCTTCACCGTCGGCTTCCTCGCGCAGGCCGTGCTGGCGCTGGCGATCTTCAAGGTGCTTTGA
- a CDS encoding PHA/PHB synthase family protein: MSMATTDTPKPDTKFDAEAFAMNVARAMESGGKALAAFLKPRESGEVQDRPPAELAEVIKAFTSVAEYWLSDTSRSSDLQTKLAKDYLDLWGAAARRMAGQDAPPAIAPSPRDKRFADPEWKSNQFFDFVMQLYLLTTKWAQELVRDAEGLDPQTRRKAEFYVQQVTNALSPSNFVLTNPEVLRETVASSGENLARGLKMLAEDIAAGKGMLKIRQSNPDNLVVGVNMATTPGKVIYQNEMMQLIQYSPTTENVLRTPLLIVPPWINKFYILDLKPEKSYIKWCVDQGITVFVISWVNPDRRLGNKSWEDYMKEGPLTAMDVIEKVTGEMKVHTAGYCVGGTMLATTLAWLAEKRRQRVSSATFFAAQVDFTHAGDLLVFVDEDQIASLEHDMKTAGVLEGSKMAMAFNMLRSNDLIWSYVVSNYLKGQQPSAFDLLHWNSDATRMTASNHSYYLRNCYLENRLSTGTMVLDNTLLDLSKVKVPVYNLATREDHIAPAESVLYGSQFFGGPVKYVLSGSGHIAGVVNPPASNKYQYWTNDNIKDVNVAEWMKGAVEHKGSWWPDWRQWLGELDPEEVPARAVGSEALPPIEDAPGSYVRVRA, from the coding sequence ATGAGCATGGCCACGACCGACACGCCCAAACCCGACACGAAGTTCGATGCGGAAGCCTTCGCGATGAATGTCGCGCGGGCGATGGAGAGCGGCGGCAAGGCGCTGGCCGCCTTCCTCAAGCCGCGCGAGAGCGGCGAGGTGCAGGACCGTCCGCCGGCCGAGCTTGCCGAAGTCATCAAGGCCTTCACATCGGTCGCCGAATACTGGCTGTCGGACACCTCGCGCTCGTCCGATCTCCAGACCAAGCTCGCCAAGGACTATCTCGACCTCTGGGGCGCGGCGGCGCGCCGCATGGCCGGCCAGGACGCCCCGCCCGCGATTGCGCCCTCGCCGCGCGACAAGCGTTTCGCCGATCCGGAATGGAAGTCGAACCAGTTCTTCGATTTCGTGATGCAGCTCTATCTGCTCACGACCAAATGGGCGCAGGAGCTGGTGCGTGACGCCGAGGGGCTCGACCCGCAGACCCGCCGCAAGGCCGAGTTCTACGTCCAGCAGGTCACCAACGCGCTGTCGCCCTCGAACTTCGTGCTGACCAATCCGGAAGTGCTGCGCGAGACGGTGGCGAGCAGCGGCGAGAATCTAGCGCGCGGCCTGAAGATGCTGGCCGAGGACATCGCGGCCGGCAAGGGCATGCTGAAGATCCGCCAGTCCAACCCGGACAATCTCGTCGTCGGCGTCAACATGGCGACGACGCCGGGCAAGGTGATCTACCAGAACGAGATGATGCAGCTCATCCAGTATTCTCCGACCACGGAGAACGTGCTGCGCACCCCGCTCCTGATCGTGCCGCCCTGGATCAACAAGTTCTACATTCTCGATCTCAAGCCGGAGAAATCCTACATCAAGTGGTGCGTCGACCAGGGCATCACCGTGTTCGTGATCTCATGGGTCAATCCCGACAGGCGGCTCGGCAACAAGAGCTGGGAAGACTACATGAAGGAAGGCCCGCTCACGGCGATGGACGTGATCGAGAAGGTCACCGGCGAGATGAAGGTGCACACCGCCGGCTATTGCGTCGGCGGCACGATGCTCGCGACCACTCTGGCCTGGCTCGCCGAGAAGCGCCGCCAGCGCGTGAGCTCGGCGACGTTCTTCGCGGCACAGGTGGACTTCACCCATGCCGGCGATCTCCTCGTGTTCGTCGACGAGGATCAGATCGCATCGCTCGAGCACGACATGAAGACCGCCGGCGTGCTCGAAGGCTCGAAGATGGCGATGGCCTTCAACATGCTGCGCTCCAACGATTTGATCTGGTCCTATGTCGTCAGCAACTATTTGAAGGGCCAGCAGCCGAGCGCGTTCGACCTGTTGCACTGGAATTCGGATGCGACGCGCATGACCGCGTCGAACCATTCCTATTACCTGCGCAATTGCTATCTGGAGAACCGGCTGTCCACTGGCACGATGGTGCTCGACAACACGCTGCTCGATCTCTCCAAGGTCAAGGTGCCCGTCTACAACCTCGCCACCCGCGAGGACCACATCGCGCCGGCCGAGTCGGTGCTGTACGGCTCGCAATTCTTCGGCGGCCCGGTGAAATACGTGCTGTCCGGCTCGGGCCATATCGCCGGCGTCGTCAACCCGCCCGCCTCGAACAAGTACCAGTACTGGACCAACGACAACATCAAGGACGTCAACGTCGCCGAGTGGATGAAGGGCGCGGTCGAGCACAAGGGCTCGTGGTGGCCGGACTGGCGGCAATGGCTCGGCGAGCTCGACCCCGAGGAAGTCCCGGCGCGCGCAGTCGGCAGCGAGGCGCTCCCCCCGATCGAGGATGCACCCGGCAGCTATGTCAGGGTTCGCGCATAG